One Borrelia hispanica CRI DNA window includes the following coding sequences:
- a CDS encoding variable large family protein — MMMLVMVVMMGCNNGVLEEEKIGLEKKNSFLDSLVKIGEGFQEIFGVFGSAVGDALGFSVVKSGDTRSKIGEHFKKLGNGLTTTNNKLKELAVNISKTKNADGNTIEVVKGVIKGANDVFEQLIASLIKLADVTNDVAGIGDTVSAGAAVAADKDGVDSIVTEVKNIIELAEKSNIEVKPGNVGEAVNSAASSATSALTANGDAGVNAGPKLAAEVSKADPWAMLDKIKNAKANVVQLNNANNKGAGELAVGTPNHANGAGAATNADLAAAVALKAMVKSGKFSANAGAGEVEAVKAAAINAVNKVLGILDVIIRKTVSSNLDKVREAVKGIKYSETSGAEASQSDATQSVVTK; from the coding sequence ATGATGATGCTGGTGATGGTAGTGATGATGGGATGTAATAATGGAGTGTTGGAAGAAGAGAAGATAGGGTTGGAAAAGAAGAATAGTTTTTTAGATTCTTTAGTTAAGATTGGGGAAGGGTTTCAGGAGATTTTTGGTGTTTTTGGGAGTGCTGTTGGAGATGCATTAGGATTTAGTGTAGTTAAATCGGGAGATACGAGAAGTAAAATAGGAGAACATTTTAAAAAGCTTGGAAATGGACTTACGACAACTAATAACAAGTTAAAAGAGTTAGCAGTTAACATATCTAAAACTAAGAATGCTGATGGAAACACAATTGAAGTTGTTAAGGGTGTCATAAAGGGAGCAAATGATGTTTTTGAACAATTAATTGCTTCACTCATTAAACTTGCTGATGTAACCAATGATGTTGCTGGAATTGGTGATACTGTTAGTGCAGGTGCTGCAGTAGCTGCTGATAAGGATGGGGTTGACTCTATAGTTACAGAAGTTAAAAATATTATTGAATTAGCGGAAAAATCTAATATAGAAGTTAAGCCTGGCAATGTTGGTGAAGCAGTGAATTCTGCTGCTTCCAGTGCTACTTCTGCACTTACTGCAAATGGTGATGCTGGTGTTAATGCTGGTCCTAAACTAGCAGCTGAAGTGTCAAAAGCAGATCCATGGGCAATGCTTGACAAGATTAAGAATGCTAAAGCTAATGTTGTTCAACTAAATAATGCTAATAATAAAGGCGCTGGAGAATTAGCAGTTGGTACACCTAATCATGCTAACGGTGCTGGTGCGGCTACTAATGCTGACCTAGCAGCAGCTGTTGCTCTTAAAGCCATGGTGAAGAGTGGTAAATTTAGTGCTAATGCTGGTGCTGGTGAAGTTGAAGCAGTTAAAGCAGCAGCAATAAATGCAGTAAATAAGGTACTAGGGATACTTGATGTAATAATTAGGAAAACAGTAAGTAGCAATCTAGATAAAGTAAGAGAAGCAGTGAAGGGAATAAAATATTCTGAGACTAGTGGAGCTGAGGCTAGTCAATCTGATGCTACTCAGTCTGTTGTTACTAAATAA
- a CDS encoding variable large family protein, whose product MVMMVVMGCNNGMLEEEKGKNKFLKSLVSLGNEFLDVFTSFGDMVGSVLGLNLESKKSDVGNYFKKVQDTVQGIKDGLNKIVTDMKEEGNPDVEATATAVKTLVENKLDKIIEGAKTASEAIGDASGPIGNVADNNAGGTAGDIDSLVKGIKEIVEVVLKGVGKADVGNDKKASDGFNARTAGDGEAGKLFGAAAINSADNAKKTAEDASKAVGAVTGADILQAIVKKGDATVASAKDGTIAGAMALRAMAKNGKFANDNDGTAEVITAVKGSAVSAVTKALDTLTIAIRKIIDAGLKEVKAAMKINVNAIPVVSDRSAPDAKNQ is encoded by the coding sequence ATGGTGATGATGGTGGTGATGGGATGTAATAATGGGATGTTGGAAGAAGAGAAGGGAAAGAATAAGTTTTTGAAGTCTTTAGTGAGCTTGGGTAATGAATTTTTAGATGTTTTTACTTCTTTTGGGGATATGGTAGGGAGTGTATTGGGATTGAATTTGGAGAGTAAGAAATCGGATGTTGGGAATTACTTTAAGAAGGTTCAAGATACTGTGCAGGGGATAAAGGATGGACTTAATAAAATTGTTACTGATATGAAGGAAGAAGGAAATCCAGATGTTGAGGCTACAGCTACTGCAGTGAAAACATTAGTTGAGAATAAACTTGATAAGATAATAGAGGGAGCAAAGACAGCAAGTGAAGCTATTGGTGATGCTAGTGGACCAATTGGTAATGTAGCTGATAATAATGCTGGAGGTACTGCTGGTGATATTGATAGTTTAGTGAAAGGAATTAAAGAAATAGTAGAAGTAGTACTTAAAGGTGTAGGGAAGGCTGATGTAGGGAATGATAAGAAAGCTAGTGATGGTTTTAATGCGAGAACAGCTGGAGATGGAGAAGCAGGGAAATTATTTGGTGCTGCTGCTATTAATTCTGCTGATAATGCAAAGAAGACAGCAGAAGATGCATCAAAAGCAGTAGGAGCAGTAACTGGAGCTGATATTCTGCAGGCTATAGTGAAAAAAGGTGATGCTACTGTTGCTAGTGCAAAAGATGGCACTATAGCAGGAGCTATGGCATTGCGAGCTATGGCAAAGAATGGTAAATTTGCTAATGATAATGATGGAACTGCTGAAGTTATTACTGCAGTTAAAGGGTCAGCTGTTAGTGCAGTAACTAAAGCATTAGATACATTAACAATAGCAATAAGGAAGATAATAGATGCAGGACTTAAAGAAGTAAAAGCAGCAATGAAAATTAATGTTAATGCTATTCCTGTGGTGTCTGATAGAAGTGCTCCTGATGCTAAGAATCAATAG